Genomic segment of Drosophila takahashii strain IR98-3 E-12201 chromosome X, DtakHiC1v2, whole genome shotgun sequence:
CCAGCCACCGCAAAAGCAAGATAATCCTGTCCAGATAAAGCAGGAACAGCCAGAGCCTGAAGATGAGCAGCAGGAGACGCCCGCCTTGCCCCAGGAAGCCCACAACACCGACAGCATCGAGGAGGGTCGCCGCATCCTGCAGTGGATCCTCAATCCCGTCAAGACCGAGCACTTCTTCGCGGACTTTTGGGAGAAGAACGCCTGCGTGGTGCAGCGCAAGAACCCCAAGTACTACAGCGACCTGATATCCTTCAAGATGATCGACGAGATGCTGATCCGTCATCGCCTGGACTTCACCATCAACCTGGACGTGACGAGCTACAAGAACGGCAGGCGGGAGACGCTGAATCCCGAGGGCAGGGCCATGCCGCCAGTGGTTTGGGGCCTCTACTCCGAGGGCTGCAGCATTCGCATACTGAATCCCTCCACCTATTTGCCCGGTTTGCGGCAGGTGTGCAGCATAATGCAGGAGTATTTCCACTGCCTGGTCGGTGCGAATGTCTACCTAACGCCGCCGAATAGCCAGGGATTTGCGCCGCACTACGACGACATCGAGGCCTTCGTCGTCCAGGTGGAGGGACGCAAGCGCTGGCGGCTGTACGAGCCGCCCCGTGAGGCCGATCGGCTGGCCAGGATCTCGTCGGGCAACTACGATCAGGGGCAGCTGGGCGAGCCGCTTCTGGACGAGGTGCTCGAGGCAGGCGACTTGCTGTACTTCCCGCGGGGCACCGTGCATCAGGCCATCACCGAGGAGGGGCAGCACTCGCTGCACATCACGCTGAGTGTGTACCAGCAGCAGGCCTACGCCAATCTGGTCGAGAAACTGATGCCGATTGTCATTAAGAGGGCGGTGGAGAACAGAATGGCGCTGCGTCGCGGCCTGCCGCTGCACACCTTTCATGTTTTGGGCGAGGCGCAGCGGTCGAACAAGAGCAAGCAGCGCAGGGAGATGGTGGAGCGAGTCCAGCAGCTGGTGGCCACGGCTCTGGTGCCCTCGGAGAAGGAAATCGATGCGGCTGTCGATCAGCTGGCCAAGAAGTTCCAGCACGAGGCGCTGCCGCCGACCATTCTGCCCGAGGAGAAGCTGCGCACCGTTTTCGGCTCGCGCAGCAGCACCGATGAGCAGGGCAACTGCATCTGCGACTATGAGTTCGACGAGGAGACCTCGGTGCGCCTGCTGCGCGCCAATATCCTGCGTCTGGTCACCGAGGACGATGGCAGCGTGAGGATCTATCACCACGTGGACAACGCGCTCGAGTACTGCAAGTACGAGCCCATCTTCATGGAGATCCTGCCCGAGGAGGCGGCCGCCGTCTCGCTGCTCATCTCCGCATATCCGTATTACCTCACAATCGCCCAGTTGCCGCTGGAGACGACGGCCCGCAAGGTGGAGGTCGTCACTGCGCTGTGGGAACGCGGTCTCCTGATGACCGAAAAGCCGTTCAATTAGGAGGAAATCTAGCGGAGATTCGTTAATAAATTGTAGAACATCTTTAAGATACGAAAGAGAAATGTCTGGGAAAAGCCTGTGAAATCCAGAAGGGGTTCTTAAAGAACCAAAAGCAGTAAAGTTATCTATAAGCCCCGTGAATTATTGTATCATCTTTGTAATCCTCAAGTCTTGCTGGAAAACCAATTACATttgtaatatatattatatatcgtTTTGTTTAACTGAtttgattttgtattttatttgcacTAACTTAAACTGGGAAAATCAGGACATTTAGTGGGATTTCCTTAGGCGCTGCGGATTTTCTTGCGTTCGCGATAGAGACTCTCCTGTTGAACTGGAAAAAGAAAGTAAATTATTAAGATTTATTCAATTCATAAGATCAGTAATATCActgaaataatcaaaattaagaaatacatatgattttctaaataaatagtgtattaaaactattaatattgaaattatATGATATTTTGAAGGGTATTATAAACATTTCTGGAAGTTTTATAACATCCTTGAAAATATTAGGGACTACagttcattttttaaataaatagtgtATTAAAGCTATTAGTATTGAAATAAgatgatatttttaagggtaataacaaaaaaagtctggaatttttataaagtccttataaatattttttaaatataaagtgTATTAAAACTaaggttattttaaaaagttatggaatttttataaaatcctTCAAATTATTAAGGAAAAcagttcatttttaaaataaatagtgtATTAAAACTATTTGTATTGAAAtaagattatattttttaaggttaTTATAAACAGTTctggaatttttataaaatcattCTAAATAATCCCATTTTAAGAGgttaaaataaaagcttttaaaatgttttaagctccgattttttgTAGGCAGTACTCACTGTACGGGTCGAAGCGTATTATCTCCAATTTGTCGGCCAAACGATCGCGAAAGGCATTATATTGATGTCCGCTGACCACACTTTCCAGCACCACCATAATTCGCCTGTGAAACCCTTTATTATTAGCAATAATTCCCACTTGGCAGGCAATTTGACTTACTTGCTCTTCACTTTCTTGAACAAAACATTCGTCAGACGCATTTTGTTTCAGTAAAATGGGGAAAATTCCttaaattctggaaaaacGCCGCAAAATTGTTGTGCAAGCAAAACGATAGGCACGTGAAACAGCTGACCCCTATCGATAGGCAGGTGGCCTTAGCAGCCGAGTTACCAGATCAATTGACTTTAAGCTTTTGCGCGcccagtttaaaatttaaataattttattaagtaaaaaataaacaattatatGTTTAAGCTGATTTTTTAGATactataaaatttaacaaggGAAATAATATCGCAATTGGCGGAATTTCAACTAATCAATTTattatctttttaatattatgtatttatttatttaattatgctaataatagaaataaatcTTCTTTGAAACCAGCCTATCCAATTTCCCCGATAAAAAGCACTAGTGTCCTTTTAGACCATTTTATCCCGGGAATAAAGCTCTGAGCTTTTTAGCTCAAGAGAGAAAATACTCCTGCTCCTTTGCAAGTGGAGTTCGAAGCTCAGGAGTTTCAGAATCGAAAATCTTTTCACTTCACGCTGTAATTACAGAACATTGATTTACAccgcaaataaaataaaattgtacattAATCAATTGCAATTAATACATtattacaacaaaaaatgaagTTTAATATTTCCGCCAAATTGGAATTTTCATCTGGCAACTCTCTGAGTTAATGACGGAGAGCCGGTGTTACGTAAAACTGGCACTTACGTTTGCTTACGTTTGACGCAACGCCGTTCTTGGCAATGGGATTTTTTAGGGAAATATCGAGATTTGAgattttgagattttttagggaaaaaaggaaaacgaaaCGGACGCGAATTTTCATTTGGGCTGCggaaaccaacaacaacagacaaaataaaaacaaacaaaaaaaaacggccaAAATTCCGGGTAAAAAACGGAAGCAAGACACAAAATTCAAACCGCAGATTAAAGTCAAAACAAATAGTCCTTCGTTttaggatcaaaaaaaaatcagcgcAACACGCGCTTTTTGTcactcctttttgcccttgcgctcttgtttttctgtttttttttttgatttggtttCCCGAGAACTTTTGTACTCGCGCGTGGTAAACAATTCGAATTTTTTTGCGGTGCAAGTTTTTTAAgtgcaaaaaaggaaaaccaaaaggcagcaacaacaaatcaaCAGAACGGAATCAAAGTCAAACAAACACAaacgtctgtctgtctgacgAGAAGGAAGCTTCAAAGGAGAGGAAAAAGCGGAAAGGAGAGGGGGAGAATCAAAGGTAAGAAGAGCATTGCGAAAATGcgtatatttttgttgttgatttgcatatttaaaagttttgtgtgtttgtgtgctgtGGGGGTTGCAAAggcgaaattagtttttaaagcCCTCTTTTAGGCGCCGCATTTAAGCCAACATCCTGCAAGATTTTCAGCTGAGCCACAGTGTGTCCTTAAAATAgcaaacttttgtttttaattctaaaattaGTTATGCGTTAAAGtactccaaaaataaaaacataaatgataaaaatacattttttcaacaaattcgcgaaaatgtataaatatttgtcttaCCACTATTATAAAAGTCtgtattattattgtatttttagttAATCTTAAAGTTAAGAATTCCTTGGTTTCCTACAAGTAATTGGGAAACCCCATTTAAACTATTGGCTTATTTAAACttctaaatttattaaagaaaGCCGAGTGTTTTTAGCTTAAACGAAATCTGAGCTTTGGGATCACATAAGCCAGACCTTTAGTTTTCGCAGTTAAAGATTTGTATATGTTTTGCAGCAAATAAACCTTTAAAGTTCTTGTAAGCCATTGGAAGTTTCTTAGGAATAACAAAAACCTTTTGTTTATGGGGAGGTAATAAGATCTGTTGTTTTACTTTGCtaactttttgtttatttcaagAGAACTCTAGTTTTTTGTTACAGCTTTCCATTAAAATATGTGGaaattaaaagtatacaaTAGGATTTTTATCCACGTTGTAATTCTTCTTGATTTAATATTACTTCTGTGCCGGAAATTCAAATTGATTGTTGGTATTTCGAAAAAAACCCCCCTTTTTCAAAAACCGATCGAGGTCTAAATTGTAAATGATTAGCCAAAACGTAAACTTGGCCATGAAGATGGGCGGAAAAAGGGAGCGAaaagggggaggaggaggagcagacgAAGAGAAGGAGGACCAGGTGAAATACATAAACAAACAAGCGCGCGAAGAGGAAGCTACGCAAATACATAagtaaatgaataaataatgtaaacaaaatattaaattagaaGAAATTTACTTGCGCGCACGCCGACGCAAACACGAATAAAAGGAGGAGGGGGAGAGTCGGATGatgggaatggggatggggagGAGGATAATAAAGCGGGGGAGAGGGAAGCACACATAAAATTGAAGCACTGAAATTTACACACGCAAAAAACGACGTCGGcagagcaaacaaaaattcgcacgccctctcgctcgcacccGTTGTCACCTGGCCCGCCCGTCCTGCTCGCACTCGCAATGGCCACTTGTTTCGCCCTCTGCCGACGTCGACGCAGCTGAAGTGCACTGAAAACAAAGctcaaaattaataagaaaaattaatattaatataattattaattgtaTTGAAAGATGGAACAAATCTTAAGCAGTTTTCTTAGATTAACGtacctaaattattttatattcgaaAACACATTTTCGCCATTATTTGAGTGCCACTGTAGTCCATTTGAATACCGTTTGCGTTTTGATATGAATTTTAAGAAATGACTCACGAACTttaatccaaaaaaatatttaaccgaGACCTGAATACAAAACAATAGCCATTAAAATGAGTcacgtttttaaattagttttggaaaagccacaaaaattaacttaacacgttttaaaatgttaaataaaatcttaaattaaaccgggttttaaataaattttattgttattacttAGATATGAAATTaaccattattttttcttaagataAAAAAGAGGCCTTTACGAGGCCTCACTGTACATTGCAGTGGCGTACTTTTTGTGGCAAGTGTGGCGATCAGAAGCTTTCTTCTCCCtctcccatttccatttgtttgtttggccTGCAACCGAGCAAAGGGGGACGAGGGGGCGGTGCcgatgggcggtgggtggtgggtggcatGGGATTGTGCAATAAagctataataaaaaaataacaaacaaaccGTTACAGCGACCGCCGTCGCACACTCATCGCACCAATACACACGCACTTTCGGTGGGTGGCTGAGAGAGGAGGCAGATGAAGGAGAGCGGGGGAGCAGGCGAAAGAACAATAATCATATTTGCTCTCACTCGCACGATCAGCACCCACGCAAACAGAGGGAGCGAGATGGGGAGAGGGAGAGGATATGCAACAAGAGCGTACAGTGGTCACTGGTCAAGGgataaaagtgttttttttttatattacaaaaatatacaagaatagaatatttagaatattatagaatagaatagaatattttaatagtcggatttgcaaaaatatttatttatttttaaattattataacaaaaacagaatCGTTTTAAAATCAGATAcctattatgtatttttaaatgttaacatCTAGGCATTTGGTACTTCTTTCCTGACTGGTGCCCACTGTACCTGAGATAAACTCTCCAAGTTCCGAGAGCCCACTTCTCCGGCGGCGGCTCTCCGTTCTCAGTTGGTCAGTGGTCGTCCGCCGGAGCTTTTCCCGTTAGTCCGCTCCGCTCGCACACAGTAATCCGCGATAAAAACGGGGGAAAAGTGGGGAAGAGTGGGAAAGGCCTCTCTCCGCAGCCAACGTGTTTCGcgg
This window contains:
- the NO66 gene encoding bifunctional lysine-specific demethylase and histidyl-hydroxylase NO66, producing MPKAAPSSAAEAQGARKKHKSPTNGTAKAKKTAKSDLNMADMDMLLNPSANLTKEQKERRQALEDYVTSEFERATENGSGDSNQSSPEVEARSMKGKSKAARPTDRKRRQQQQQQEEEEEDSPPADSNNNRKAAKGAAKRRSQGLEHTSPVQVNGGAALACPLVRKSLPAASGPAKSCPLPEKRKSQPPQKQDNPVQIKQEQPEPEDEQQETPALPQEAHNTDSIEEGRRILQWILNPVKTEHFFADFWEKNACVVQRKNPKYYSDLISFKMIDEMLIRHRLDFTINLDVTSYKNGRRETLNPEGRAMPPVVWGLYSEGCSIRILNPSTYLPGLRQVCSIMQEYFHCLVGANVYLTPPNSQGFAPHYDDIEAFVVQVEGRKRWRLYEPPREADRLARISSGNYDQGQLGEPLLDEVLEAGDLLYFPRGTVHQAITEEGQHSLHITLSVYQQQAYANLVEKLMPIVIKRAVENRMALRRGLPLHTFHVLGEAQRSNKSKQRREMVERVQQLVATALVPSEKEIDAAVDQLAKKFQHEALPPTILPEEKLRTVFGSRSSTDEQGNCICDYEFDEETSVRLLRANILRLVTEDDGSVRIYHHVDNALEYCKYEPIFMEILPEEAAAVSLLISAYPYYLTIAQLPLETTARKVEVVTALWERGLLMTEKPFN
- the mRpL33 gene encoding large ribosomal subunit protein bL33m — translated: MRLTNVLFKKVKSKRIMVVLESVVSGHQYNAFRDRLADKLEIIRFDPYIQQESLYRERKKIRSA